A single genomic interval of Scatophagus argus isolate fScaArg1 chromosome 22, fScaArg1.pri, whole genome shotgun sequence harbors:
- the ifrd1 gene encoding interferon-related developmental regulator 1 produces MPRTKKKNSRGGQHGHVQPFSDEDASIETLSHCSSFSDTTSVADEGGEASEDAAQEDFQYKLKGFIDSTVDKSAKTRQGALDGLKTALATRILYEFISERRMTITDSIERCLKKGKGEEQRAAASLACLLCIQLGSGIESEEVFKTLKPIFKNILADGSANIQARQAVATSLGLCTLVAEDDILDVHATMECFENLFTRSYARADGTCPLINPQTSQLHTNALLSWALLLTICTPNQLKDILHKHLPKLPRLLESEDVNMRIAAGETIALLFELARDMNCDFEFEDWDELCNKLNALATDGNKHRAKTDKRKQRSVFRDVLKGVEDGDFQSETIRFGTERMTIDSWVRKRTYDAFREFVGSGMNYHLQGNEFIRDVFELGPPMLVDSATMKAMKISRFERHLHNSAAFKARTKARSKFRDKRVDVGEF; encoded by the exons ATGCCAAGGACCAAGAAGAAGAATAGCAGGG gAGGGCAGCATGGACATGTGCAGCCTTTCAGTGATGAGGATGCCTCCATTGAGACCCTCAGTCAttgcagcagcttcagtgacacCACGAGTGTAGCAGATGaag GTGGAGAGGCCAGTGAGGACGCAGCCCAGGAGGATTTCCAGTACAAGCTGAAGGGGTTCATAGACAGCACTGTGGATAAGAG TGCTAAGACCAGACAAGGGGCACTGGATGGACTTAAGACGGCACTGGCCACACGCATCTTGTATGAGTTCATCTCAGAGAGAAGGATGACCATCACAGACAGCATCGAACGCTGCCTCAAGAAAG GCAAAGGCGAGGAGCAGCGAGCAGCGGCTTCCTTAGCATGCCTGCTGTGTATTCAGCTCGGCTCGGGCATCGAGAGCGAGGAGGTGTTCAAGACTCTGAAACCCATCTTCAAAAACATCCTGGCAGATGGATCAGCCAACATACAAGCCAGACAggca GTTGCGACAAGTCTGGGCCTCTGTACTTTAGTTGCAGAAGATGACATTTTG GACGTACATGCTACCATGGAGTGCTTTGAGAACCTGTTCACCCGGTCCTATGCTAGGGCGGATGGTACTTGTCCTTTGATCAATCCCCAGACAAGCCAGCTTCACACCAATGCCCTGCTGTCCTGGGCACTGCTGCTCACCATCTGCACTCCCAACCAGCTCAAAGACATCCTGCACAA ACACCTTCCTAAACTGCCAAGACTGCTGGAAAGTGAGGATGTTAACATGAGAATTGCAGCAGGGGAGACCATTGCCTTGCTCTTTGAGCTGGCCAGAGATATGAACTGT GATTTTGAGTTTGAGGACTGGGATGAACTGTGTAACAAACTGAACGCGTTGGCCACAGACGGCAACAAGCACAGAGCCAAGACAGACAAGCGGAAGCAGCGCTCGGTGTTCAGGGATGTACTCAAGGGTGTTGAG GACGGTGACTTCCAGTCTGAGACCATTCGCTTTGGGACGGAGCGCATGACCATCGACAGCTGGGTCAGGAAGAGGACATATGATGCCTTCAGAGAGTTTGTGGGCTCTGGGATGAATTACCACCTACAG GGTAATGAGTTCATCAGAGATGTGTTCGAACTGGGACCACCAATGTTGGTTGATTCAGCCACAATGAAGGCAATGAAAATCTCTCGCTTTGAAAGG CATCTCCACAACTCGGCTGCATTCAAGGCTCGGACCAAGGCCAGGAGCAAGTTCAGGGACAAGAGGGTGGATGTGGGAGAATTTTAa